In a single window of the Pongo abelii isolate AG06213 chromosome 1, NHGRI_mPonAbe1-v2.0_pri, whole genome shotgun sequence genome:
- the LOC100440756 gene encoding small ubiquitin-related modifier 1: MSDQEAKPSTEDLGDKKEVEYIKLKVIGQDSSEIHFKVKMTTHLKKLKESYCQRQGVPMNSLRILFEGQRIADNHTPKELGMEEEDVIEVYQEQTGGHSTV; encoded by the coding sequence ATGTCTGACCAGGAGGCAAAACCTTCAACTGAGGACTTGGGGGATAAGAAGGAAGTGGAATATATTAAACTCAAAGTCATTGGACAGGATAGCAGTGAGATTCACTTCAAAGTGAAAATGACAACACATCTCAAGAAACTCAAAGAATCATACTGTCAAAGACAGGGTGTTCCAATGAATTCACTCAGGATTCTCTTTGAGGGTCAGAGAATTGCTGATAATCATACTCCAAAAGAACTGGGAATGGAGGAAGAAGATGTGATTGAAGTTTATCAGGAACAAACGGGGGGTCATTCAACAGTTtag